The DNA region CGGTCAGGTAGTAGCGCATGGCCGCGCCGTTGCGGTAGATGCGACGGTGATAGGCGTCGTGCGCGTCCTGCCGGACGGCCACCCGGGTCGCCGACCGCCGCCGCGCTTCCGAGATGGCGCGCACCGCATGGTCGGCGGTCATCTCCACGAAGGCGTGCCAGCCGCTGCCGGTCCACGAATACGGGCCGACCAGCGTCCAGCGATTGGGCAGGCCCGGCAGCGACACGCTCTCGTAGGCCTGCAGTCCGTGTTCGATGTAGTACTTGCCCAGATCCAGGCCGTCGCATCCGACCACCAGGCCGGGCGTGTAGGTCTCCGGGTCGGAGAAGACGTGGTAGCCGGTCGCCAGCACGACCATGTCGAAGTTGCGCTCGATCCCGTCGGTGGTGCGCAGGCCGTGCTCGGTGAACCGTTCGATGGGGGTGGTCACCAGGTCGACATTGTCGCGGTTGAAGGCCAGCAGATAGCCCGTGTTCAGGGTCGGGCGTTTGGCGATCGGGCCGTAGTCCGGGGCCAGGCCCGCGCGAATCCCGGGATCGCGCACCAGGAGTCGCAGCAGTCCGCGGTAGCCGCGAATGGCGGTGGCATCGATCGCCCGCAGGCCCGGCCGGACCACCGGCATCGGTGCGTTGGACATGGTCCGCACCACGGCGTCGACCGCCACCAGCGCCGCACCGTGCACGCCGGCCTGCACGCCGGGGACCCCCAGCGCCCAGCGGACCGCGCGCGGAATCCTGGGATTCGGCTTGGGCAGACACCAGACCGGGGTGCGCTGGAAGACCGCCAGGCTGCCGACCTTCCCGGCGATCGCCGGGGTGATCTGCACCGAGCTCGCGCCCGTGCCGATGATCGCGACCCGCTTTCCGGTCAGGTCGTAGTCGTCGTCCCAGTCCGAGGGGCGTTGAATCCTGCCGCGGTACCGGTCCAGTCCCGCGATCCCGGGATCCAGCTTGGGGCTGATGAACGCGCCGACCGCGCTGATGACGAACCGCGCGGTGAGCACGCCGCCGTCCGCGAGCCGCAGCGCCCAGCAGTGCCGGTCCCCGTCCCACTCCTCGGCGGCCACCGCGGTGCCGAACCGCAGGTGCGGGTACAGCCCGAACCGCCGGGCCACCGCCACGTGATACCGCCGCACCTCCGCCCCGGAGGCGAACAGCCTGCTCCAGTGCGGGTTTCGCGCGAACGAATACTGGTAGGCCAGTGACGGGATATCGACTTCCAGCCCGGGGTAATGGTTTTCGTGCCAGCTGCCGCCGACCTCGTCGGCCCGCTCCAGGATCACGAAGTCCTCGACTCCGGCCCGCGTCAGCTTGACCCCCGCGGCAATGCCGCCCGGACCCGCGCCGAT from Nocardia tengchongensis includes:
- a CDS encoding NAD(P)/FAD-dependent oxidoreductase, yielding MGAERHPAPDHEVVVIGAGPGGIAAGVKLTRAGVEDFVILERADEVGGSWHENHYPGLEVDIPSLAYQYSFARNPHWSRLFASGAEVRRYHVAVARRFGLYPHLRFGTAVAAEEWDGDRHCWALRLADGGVLTARFVISAVGAFISPKLDPGIAGLDRYRGRIQRPSDWDDDYDLTGKRVAIIGTGASSVQITPAIAGKVGSLAVFQRTPVWCLPKPNPRIPRAVRWALGVPGVQAGVHGAALVAVDAVVRTMSNAPMPVVRPGLRAIDATAIRGYRGLLRLLVRDPGIRAGLAPDYGPIAKRPTLNTGYLLAFNRDNVDLVTTPIERFTEHGLRTTDGIERNFDMVVLATGYHVFSDPETYTPGLVVGCDGLDLGKYYIEHGLQAYESVSLPGLPNRWTLVGPYSWTGSGWHAFVEMTADHAVRAISEARRRSATRVAVRQDAHDAYHRRIYRNGAAMRYYLTELNAHVPTYYRNSQGDSTYIRPTGFFSARRAHHRFPFTDYDFDRRTA